Proteins encoded within one genomic window of Candidatus Palauibacter scopulicola:
- a CDS encoding OmpA family protein — protein MRQNRVWVSMVVVGLAFLSAGCMQLVRQWELDRVMEPVDGQLADHEARIAANTAAVEALQGDIDELRSGLDRLRQEFGGHVSDDDMHGAGLAVSLPVHFDFNSSEVRAVDRPILDAFAATILGSFPQARVTVEGSADSAGSEAYNMRLSQARAESVRDYLVQTAGMNADNIGVVAMGESRLVNQDTGVQDRQTGIENRRATFVVEWAGPGSN, from the coding sequence ATGCGCCAGAACAGGGTGTGGGTGTCGATGGTTGTGGTGGGTCTAGCCTTCCTGTCTGCGGGCTGCATGCAGCTCGTGCGCCAGTGGGAACTCGATCGCGTCATGGAGCCCGTGGACGGCCAGCTTGCGGATCACGAGGCCCGCATCGCCGCGAATACGGCTGCGGTAGAGGCGCTTCAGGGCGATATCGATGAGCTGCGGAGCGGGCTCGATCGTCTGCGGCAGGAGTTCGGAGGCCACGTCAGCGACGACGACATGCACGGGGCGGGACTCGCTGTTTCCCTTCCGGTGCACTTCGACTTCAACAGCTCCGAGGTGCGGGCCGTCGACCGCCCGATTCTGGACGCGTTCGCGGCCACCATCCTGGGATCCTTCCCTCAGGCCCGGGTCACCGTGGAAGGCTCCGCCGACAGCGCCGGATCCGAAGCGTACAACATGAGGTTGTCCCAGGCGCGCGCCGAGAGCGTGAGGGACTACCTCGTGCAGACCGCGGGGATGAACGCCGACAACATCGGCGTTGTGGCGATGGGTGAGTCGCGCCTCGTGAACCAGGACACCGGGGTGCAGGATCGCCAGACCGGGATCGAGAACCGTCGTGCGACGTTCGTCGTCGAGTGGGCCGGACCGGGCTCGAACTAG
- a CDS encoding alpha-ketoacid dehydrogenase subunit beta: MATYLEAIRQAIREEMRADANVFIMGEDIGAYGGAFRITEGLLAEFGEDRVIDTPISEAAIVGAAIGAAQMGLKPVCEMQFIDFIAPAFNVIVNFAAKVRYRTGAGAALVIRGPCGAGVRAGPFHSQNVESYFANVPGLKLVAPATVRDAKGLLKAAIRDPDPVLFFEHKYLYRRLREELEEGEEFLTPLGKARTHRGGTDLTLVTYGAMVHTAQEAAEQLAEEDGAEIEIIDLRTLQPLDGAAILESVKKTGRLLVLHEAPRFGGFGGEVAALVCERAFEWLDAPIRRVAALDTPVPYAAELEEAHLPQVADIVSMARLQLSY, from the coding sequence GTGGCTACCTATCTCGAAGCGATTCGACAGGCGATCCGTGAGGAGATGCGGGCGGACGCCAACGTCTTCATCATGGGCGAGGACATTGGCGCCTACGGCGGCGCCTTCAGGATTACGGAGGGGCTGCTCGCGGAATTCGGAGAAGATCGCGTCATCGACACTCCGATCAGCGAGGCGGCCATCGTGGGCGCGGCGATCGGGGCGGCGCAGATGGGCCTGAAGCCCGTGTGCGAGATGCAGTTCATCGACTTCATCGCACCGGCCTTCAACGTGATCGTCAACTTCGCCGCCAAGGTCCGCTACCGTACGGGAGCGGGAGCCGCGCTGGTGATTCGGGGACCCTGCGGCGCCGGCGTGCGCGCGGGACCCTTTCACTCGCAGAACGTCGAGTCGTATTTCGCCAACGTGCCCGGCCTCAAGCTGGTGGCTCCGGCCACGGTGAGAGATGCGAAGGGGCTGCTCAAGGCCGCGATTCGGGACCCGGACCCGGTCCTCTTCTTCGAGCACAAGTACCTGTATCGAAGACTCCGTGAAGAACTTGAGGAAGGCGAGGAGTTCCTGACGCCGCTGGGAAAGGCCCGCACGCATCGTGGAGGAACGGACCTCACGCTGGTCACGTATGGCGCCATGGTCCATACTGCGCAGGAGGCTGCGGAACAGCTGGCGGAGGAGGATGGCGCCGAGATTGAGATCATCGATCTGAGGACGCTGCAACCGCTCGATGGCGCCGCGATCCTCGAGAGCGTGAAGAAGACGGGGAGGCTTCTCGTCCTGCACGAAGCGCCGCGGTTCGGCGGCTTCGGCGGCGAGGTGGCAGCGTTGGTTTGCGAGCGCGCGTTCGAGTGGCTCGACGCTCCGATTCGGCGGGTGGCCGCACTCGACACGCCGGTGCCGTACGCGGCCGAGCTGGAGGAGGCGCATCTACCCCAGGTGGCGGACATCGTCTCGATGGCCCGCCTGCAACTGAGTTACTGA
- a CDS encoding dihydrolipoamide acetyltransferase family protein — translation MSKVDVIMPQMGESIAEGTLTRWLKNVGDAVERDEDLFEISTDKVDADIPSPAAGVLAEVLVQDGETVEIDTVVARIETDATVAAPAAPSAPPADPPLDARAVEPVASTAVAAVPMGPAADATPASPSPAAGGAPASRDERLRTRSTPLVRKIAAEHGVDIHQVPGTGTSGRVTRDDILAFISAGGPEAAPAPTAVPAPSPAPTPVAAPAAVPSPVPASDVKAPEPALPETAAPGPAAPGTLRIPIHGATLDVRLGSVPIRDRDRVEEMSRVRLRTMEHMLMSKRVSAHVTSVIEVDFERVVQLRRSLKSRFADQGVKLTYGPFIYRAVIEALGEYPVLNSSVDGSRIVYHGNINLGIAVAINDGRELIVPVLKDADQLSLLGLAQRSNELAGKARGRALDFDDIQGGTFTITNVGVFGNLFGTPIINQPQVAILGTGVIEKRPVVVQDGFGNDVIAIRNRAYFGLSYDHRVVDGAMAAFFLNRVQEYLEGFPDDSA, via the coding sequence ATGTCCAAAGTGGATGTCATCATGCCGCAGATGGGGGAGTCCATCGCGGAGGGGACGCTGACGCGCTGGCTCAAGAATGTCGGGGATGCGGTCGAGCGTGACGAGGATCTGTTCGAGATATCCACGGACAAGGTGGACGCCGACATTCCGTCGCCGGCGGCGGGCGTGCTTGCCGAAGTTCTCGTGCAGGACGGAGAGACGGTCGAGATCGACACGGTCGTCGCCCGCATCGAGACGGATGCCACGGTCGCGGCACCCGCCGCACCTTCGGCCCCGCCGGCCGATCCGCCGCTGGATGCGAGGGCCGTAGAGCCCGTGGCGTCCACTGCGGTGGCGGCAGTTCCGATGGGACCGGCGGCGGACGCCACGCCCGCGTCTCCTTCTCCGGCGGCCGGGGGGGCGCCCGCCAGTCGGGATGAGCGGCTGAGGACTCGATCGACCCCGCTCGTGCGGAAGATCGCCGCGGAACACGGCGTCGACATCCACCAGGTGCCCGGGACGGGCACCTCCGGCCGCGTGACCCGGGATGACATTCTGGCGTTCATCTCGGCCGGAGGGCCGGAGGCGGCCCCCGCTCCCACGGCCGTGCCCGCCCCCTCGCCAGCGCCCACCCCCGTTGCGGCGCCCGCCGCGGTCCCGTCGCCGGTCCCGGCCTCCGACGTGAAGGCCCCGGAGCCAGCGCTCCCCGAGACAGCGGCGCCCGGGCCGGCGGCGCCGGGCACGCTTCGGATCCCGATTCACGGGGCCACGCTGGACGTCCGGCTCGGCTCCGTGCCGATCCGCGACCGCGACCGCGTCGAGGAGATGAGCAGGGTCCGCCTGCGGACGATGGAACACATGCTCATGTCCAAGCGCGTCTCGGCGCACGTGACATCGGTGATCGAGGTGGACTTCGAACGGGTCGTTCAACTGAGGCGCTCGCTCAAATCCCGCTTCGCCGATCAGGGCGTGAAGCTCACCTACGGCCCCTTCATCTATCGCGCCGTGATCGAGGCCCTGGGCGAATACCCGGTCCTCAACTCGTCGGTCGACGGATCGCGAATCGTGTACCACGGCAACATCAATCTCGGGATCGCGGTGGCGATCAACGATGGCCGCGAGCTCATCGTGCCCGTCCTCAAGGACGCGGATCAACTCAGCCTGCTGGGACTCGCGCAACGCTCGAACGAACTCGCCGGGAAGGCTCGCGGCAGGGCGCTCGACTTTGACGACATCCAGGGGGGGACGTTCACGATCACGAACGTAGGGGTGTTCGGGAACCTGTTCGGGACTCCGATCATCAACCAGCCCCAGGTCGCCATCCTCGGCACCGGCGTGATCGAGAAGCGTCCCGTCGTCGTTCAGGACGGATTCGGCAATGACGTGATCGCGATCCGCAACCGGGCCTACTTCGGCCTTTCCTACGACCATCGCGTGGTCGACGGTGCCATGGCGGCGTTCTTCCTCAACCGGGTCCAGGAATACCTCGAGGGTTTCCCGGACGACTCCGCTTGA
- a CDS encoding fumarate reductase/succinate dehydrogenase flavoprotein subunit → MEISERHEHDVLVIGAGGAGLRAAVAAMEAGASVGLVGKSLLGKAHTVMAEGGMAAALGNNRPEDNWKVHFRDTMRGGKGLCDWRMARAHAEEAPDRVRELEAWGALFDRAEDGRMNQRPFGGHTYGRLAHVGDRTGLEMIRTLQDHAVHEGADVFMECTVFRLILVDGRVAAALAYWRPTGEFVLFRARTIILATGGLGKAWKVTSNSWECTGDGVALAYDAGAELMGMEFVQFHPTGMVWPPSVRGTLVTEGVRGEGGVLTNGDGERFMFRYVPEMFEGDYAESEEEADRWVEGDRTANRRPPELLTRDVVAKAIVAEVEAGRGSPHGGVFLNISEKRSPEYIKAKLPSMYHQFKELAGVDITTDAMEVGPTTHYAMGGVKVHPETAATGVPGLYAAGEVAAGLHGGNRLGGNSLSDLIVFGQRAGAAAAEEAKDVSFAEIPASELSAAVAGATAPFAREGGRNPFGLQEELQQIMQDKVGIARTERALREALEDIHRLRGALDTCSIRGGRAFNPGWHTWLDLDVMLTVAEAVVLSALERRESRGAHTRIDYPDADASLGRVNLVIRSSDGRMVTDTEEVSEPPAELRQLIEEGV, encoded by the coding sequence ATGGAGATTTCAGAACGCCACGAGCATGACGTCCTCGTGATCGGAGCCGGAGGCGCCGGCCTCCGCGCGGCCGTCGCCGCCATGGAGGCGGGCGCATCCGTGGGACTCGTCGGCAAGTCGCTGCTCGGCAAGGCGCACACGGTCATGGCCGAGGGCGGGATGGCGGCCGCGCTCGGCAACAACCGTCCCGAAGACAACTGGAAGGTCCATTTCCGCGACACGATGCGGGGCGGCAAGGGGTTGTGCGACTGGCGGATGGCCAGGGCGCACGCCGAGGAGGCTCCGGATCGCGTGAGAGAGCTCGAGGCCTGGGGCGCCCTCTTCGACCGGGCGGAGGATGGTCGCATGAACCAGCGTCCGTTCGGGGGGCACACGTACGGAAGGCTGGCGCACGTCGGCGACCGGACGGGTCTGGAAATGATCCGGACGCTTCAGGATCATGCCGTGCACGAAGGGGCCGACGTCTTCATGGAGTGCACGGTGTTCCGCTTGATCCTCGTTGACGGCCGGGTGGCCGCAGCACTCGCGTATTGGCGTCCGACGGGCGAGTTCGTGCTCTTCCGCGCCCGGACGATCATCCTTGCCACGGGAGGACTGGGCAAGGCCTGGAAGGTGACGTCCAATTCCTGGGAGTGCACCGGCGACGGGGTGGCGCTCGCCTACGACGCCGGGGCTGAACTCATGGGAATGGAGTTCGTTCAGTTCCACCCCACCGGCATGGTGTGGCCGCCCAGCGTGCGCGGCACGCTCGTCACGGAAGGCGTTCGGGGCGAGGGAGGCGTTCTCACCAACGGGGATGGCGAGCGCTTCATGTTCCGGTACGTCCCCGAGATGTTCGAGGGGGACTACGCGGAGAGCGAAGAAGAGGCCGATCGCTGGGTGGAAGGCGATCGCACGGCCAACCGCCGGCCGCCGGAACTGCTCACCCGGGATGTCGTGGCAAAGGCGATCGTCGCGGAGGTCGAGGCCGGCCGCGGGAGCCCGCACGGCGGTGTCTTCCTCAACATCTCGGAGAAGCGGAGTCCCGAGTACATCAAGGCCAAGCTCCCGAGCATGTATCACCAGTTCAAGGAACTCGCGGGTGTCGACATCACGACCGACGCGATGGAGGTCGGGCCGACGACCCACTACGCGATGGGCGGAGTGAAGGTACACCCGGAGACGGCGGCGACCGGCGTTCCCGGGCTGTACGCGGCGGGGGAAGTCGCCGCGGGCCTCCACGGCGGCAATCGCCTCGGCGGGAATTCGCTCTCCGACCTTATCGTGTTCGGTCAACGCGCCGGCGCCGCGGCCGCCGAAGAAGCGAAAGACGTATCCTTCGCCGAGATCCCGGCGTCCGAGTTGTCCGCGGCCGTCGCGGGCGCGACGGCACCCTTCGCCCGCGAAGGTGGGCGGAATCCCTTCGGCCTGCAGGAGGAATTGCAGCAGATCATGCAGGACAAGGTCGGAATCGCCCGTACGGAACGTGCACTGCGCGAGGCCCTCGAAGACATCCACCGACTGCGCGGGGCGCTCGACACCTGCTCGATCCGCGGAGGGCGGGCCTTCAACCCGGGTTGGCACACCTGGCTCGACCTCGACGTCATGCTCACCGTGGCCGAGGCGGTCGTGCTTTCCGCGCTCGAGCGTCGGGAGAGCCGCGGCGCGCATACCCGGATCGATTATCCGGACGCTGACGCCTCGCTCGGGCGCGTGAATCTTGTCATCCGATCGTCCGACGGACGGATGGTGACCGACACCGAAGAGGTATCGGAGCCGCCGGCGGAACTGAGGCAGCTCATCGAGGAAGGGGTGTAG
- a CDS encoding succinate dehydrogenase/fumarate reductase iron-sulfur subunit: protein MAERTFQVYRGSDDDGRLESYTIEIDQGMVVLDAIHRIQAEHAPDLAVRWNCKAGKCGSCSCEVNGRPRLTCMTRLSDYEDSESITVTPMKAFPVIKDLVTDVSQAYRNNASIPRFKPRPRDAEDGWRMKQFEIERAQEMRKCIECFLCQDVCHVLRSHQKHQEFIGPTYLVRTAGYSLNPIDVEDRSAFLKESGGIGFCNITKCCTEVCPESISITDNAIIPLKERVVDRFYDPVKALVRLVRRRGAAASP, encoded by the coding sequence GTGGCGGAACGAACTTTCCAGGTCTACCGCGGGTCCGACGACGACGGACGGCTCGAATCCTACACGATCGAGATCGATCAGGGCATGGTCGTGCTGGACGCGATCCACCGGATCCAGGCGGAGCACGCGCCGGATCTCGCGGTGCGCTGGAACTGCAAAGCCGGGAAGTGTGGATCCTGCAGCTGTGAGGTCAACGGGCGACCTCGCCTGACGTGCATGACCCGGCTCTCCGACTACGAGGACAGCGAATCGATCACGGTCACGCCGATGAAGGCCTTTCCCGTCATCAAGGATCTCGTCACCGACGTGTCTCAAGCGTACCGGAACAACGCCTCCATCCCGCGTTTCAAGCCGCGTCCCCGCGATGCGGAGGACGGCTGGCGGATGAAGCAGTTCGAGATCGAAAGGGCGCAGGAGATGAGGAAGTGCATCGAGTGCTTCCTCTGCCAGGATGTATGTCACGTACTCCGGTCACACCAAAAGCACCAGGAGTTCATCGGCCCCACGTACCTCGTGAGAACGGCCGGATACAGTCTGAACCCGATCGACGTGGAGGATCGGAGCGCGTTCCTCAAGGAGTCGGGGGGTATCGGGTTCTGCAACATCACGAAGTGCTGCACCGAGGTATGCCCGGAGAGCATCTCCATCACGGACAACGCGATCATTCCCCTCAAGGAGCGGGTCGTCGACCGCTTCTACGACCCCGTGAAGGCGCTCGTGAGACTCGTGCGGCGACGTGGCGCGGCCGCGTCCCCCTGA
- a CDS encoding PIN domain-containing protein, with amino-acid sequence MPGISGSNSRTPEMVDDASRTGLEEHLAGAGLVHVDARVFALHLTGTGPTRQTELAFSGIASGRIKAQTSSLTLYQVLVEVYRQGKPTVARDVARHMQLYPRLDIVSASPEIAVQAAEVRAKLGGRPERALQIATALVSGAEVYLTSGSGLRRIAGMRVLNVEDAG; translated from the coding sequence ATGCCGGGGATCTCTGGATCGAACTCGAGGACGCCTGAAATGGTGGACGACGCGAGTCGCACCGGTCTCGAGGAGCACCTGGCCGGGGCGGGTCTCGTCCACGTCGACGCCCGCGTATTTGCACTTCACCTGACCGGTACGGGGCCGACGAGACAAACGGAACTCGCCTTCTCGGGCATCGCGAGCGGCAGGATCAAGGCCCAGACGTCGAGCCTGACTCTGTACCAGGTGCTCGTGGAGGTGTACCGGCAGGGAAAGCCGACCGTGGCTCGCGACGTGGCGCGGCACATGCAACTCTACCCTCGGCTGGACATCGTGTCGGCCAGCCCCGAAATTGCCGTACAGGCCGCCGAGGTACGCGCAAAGCTCGGGGGTCGGCCGGAACGAGCCCTGCAGATTGCGACGGCGCTCGTTTCGGGCGCCGAAGTGTACCTCACTTCAGGCTCGGGACTCCGCCGGATTGCCGGGATGCGCGTGTTGAACGTCGAGGATGCCGGTTAG
- a CDS encoding AbrB/MazE/SpoVT family DNA-binding domain-containing protein → MSSKNQIVVPKAAREALRLRPGDRLAVSVDGDTVRMEKLPPDREDRLRGVLRDVVDAGDLWIELEDA, encoded by the coding sequence ATGAGCAGCAAGAACCAGATCGTGGTTCCCAAAGCCGCGCGGGAGGCACTCCGCCTCAGGCCCGGCGACCGGCTCGCGGTGTCGGTGGACGGCGACACCGTACGGATGGAAAAGCTGCCGCCGGACCGGGAGGATCGTCTACGGGGCGTGCTTCGGGATGTCGTCGATGCCGGGGATCTCTGGATCGAACTCGAGGACGCCTGA
- a CDS encoding calcium/sodium antiporter: protein MRNTLLFAFAFVPLTLGADWLVRGAAGLAQRFGVSPLVVGLTVVAFGTSAPELVVSALASLEGQPDVAVGNIMGSTAANVGLIVGIGALIRPIEVHRRVIVRETPLVIIVLSLVMVLSLNDAVGRLDGLLLVSGWALYLFFLLKWERVGVFGTPERAPGPDAPAPGTGTGPAETDIAAPGAWWSLVRIGLGLPCLTYGARWLLEGAEGIARSLAVPEAVIAATLIAVGTSLPELASTLVAAFRRMGDIAIGNVIGSNVFNLGLVLGTAALVRPLVLDPTIVVGYVLPALAFSVILIPLALHRGTVQRTEGGLLLLLYLAYIVMVWWFN, encoded by the coding sequence ATGAGGAACACCCTCCTCTTCGCCTTCGCGTTCGTACCCTTGACGCTCGGCGCGGACTGGCTCGTTCGCGGCGCCGCCGGCCTCGCGCAGAGATTCGGTGTCAGCCCGCTCGTCGTTGGCCTGACCGTGGTCGCTTTCGGCACCTCGGCCCCGGAACTGGTCGTAAGCGCACTTGCGTCGCTGGAGGGCCAACCGGACGTAGCCGTGGGCAACATCATGGGTTCCACGGCCGCGAACGTGGGCTTGATCGTGGGAATCGGCGCCCTGATTCGGCCGATCGAGGTTCACCGGCGGGTCATCGTGCGCGAGACGCCGCTCGTCATCATCGTCCTCTCTCTCGTGATGGTGCTGTCGCTCAACGATGCCGTCGGACGCCTTGACGGACTCCTGCTCGTATCCGGCTGGGCCCTCTACCTCTTCTTTCTCCTGAAGTGGGAACGAGTTGGCGTGTTTGGCACGCCCGAACGCGCTCCCGGTCCGGACGCGCCTGCGCCGGGGACCGGGACCGGTCCGGCGGAGACCGATATCGCGGCGCCGGGGGCCTGGTGGTCGCTCGTACGGATCGGCCTCGGCCTGCCCTGCCTTACCTACGGGGCGCGTTGGCTGCTGGAGGGCGCCGAGGGGATCGCCAGGTCGCTGGCCGTTCCGGAAGCCGTGATCGCCGCCACGCTGATCGCGGTCGGCACTTCACTGCCGGAACTGGCCTCTACGCTGGTGGCCGCCTTCCGGCGCATGGGAGACATCGCGATCGGCAACGTCATCGGCTCGAACGTGTTCAATCTCGGCCTCGTGCTCGGGACGGCCGCGCTCGTGCGCCCGCTCGTTCTCGACCCGACCATCGTCGTCGGCTATGTGCTTCCGGCCCTGGCCTTCTCCGTCATCCTCATCCCCCTCGCGCTGCATCGCGGCACCGTGCAGAGGACGGAGGGCGGACTCCTCCTGCTGCTCTATCTCGCGTACATCGTGATGGTCTGGTGGTTCAACTGA
- a CDS encoding polymer-forming cytoskeletal protein, producing MARDSRHGGHTRELSDVVSVVAPGMTILGDVMCDGTVRVEGKIEGSVKATKSVVVGKDGRITGDIDTQDVVIAGTVVGTVVGASRVELQETCKIEGDIRSRRVKLEEGGQIEGRLHMTAKAADQQPTASPRKGASPSIQPQKAQRAAGPS from the coding sequence ATGGCTAGAGATTCTCGACATGGCGGGCACACCCGTGAACTGAGCGACGTGGTTTCGGTGGTCGCGCCGGGGATGACGATCCTCGGCGATGTGATGTGCGATGGCACGGTCCGGGTCGAAGGCAAGATCGAAGGCTCGGTCAAGGCGACGAAATCCGTTGTCGTCGGCAAGGACGGACGTATCACCGGGGATATCGACACGCAGGATGTCGTGATTGCCGGCACCGTGGTGGGGACCGTCGTGGGAGCCAGTCGCGTGGAACTGCAGGAAACCTGCAAGATCGAGGGCGACATTCGGAGCCGCCGGGTAAAGCTTGAGGAGGGCGGCCAGATAGAGGGTCGTCTGCACATGACGGCGAAGGCGGCGGACCAACAGCCGACCGCTTCTCCGCGCAAGGGCGCGTCCCCCTCGATCCAGCCGCAGAAGGCCCAGCGCGCGGCCGGGCCCAGCTGA
- a CDS encoding M23 family metallopeptidase, whose protein sequence is MTFLRRWTLQLVRRDGRQVRSLPLSRARLLLSVAGAIIGLFGLGFLGGLLTAWRAESNRVLELEAELATLESERERTNQLAGRLNELEEEFGVLQAAVTAGRPAETPPVNVVLRGGAEVSSPISTEATTPAWPLTQRGFVTRHYGSRPADSREGHPGLDIAVPTGSYVRAIQAGRVEEAGEDPIYGKFLRIAHADGLTSLYGHNAWLFAEAGDAVERLEVIALTGNTGRSSAPHLHLELARNGTLLDPLSLVADHSGRDDMVAPAERKPE, encoded by the coding sequence ATGACCTTCCTCCGGCGATGGACGCTGCAGTTGGTTCGACGGGATGGCCGACAAGTGCGGTCCCTGCCGCTCAGCCGTGCACGACTGCTTCTCTCGGTGGCGGGTGCGATCATTGGCTTGTTCGGTCTGGGGTTTCTGGGAGGCCTGCTGACGGCTTGGCGAGCCGAGTCCAATCGCGTGCTCGAACTGGAGGCGGAACTGGCGACGCTCGAGAGCGAGCGCGAGAGGACGAACCAGTTGGCGGGTCGTTTGAACGAACTCGAGGAAGAGTTCGGTGTCCTTCAGGCTGCGGTAACCGCCGGACGCCCCGCCGAAACCCCGCCGGTGAACGTCGTGCTGAGGGGAGGGGCGGAGGTCAGTTCGCCGATCTCGACAGAGGCGACGACTCCTGCCTGGCCCCTCACGCAGCGCGGCTTCGTCACCCGCCACTACGGCTCACGGCCTGCCGATTCACGCGAAGGACACCCGGGATTGGACATCGCGGTTCCGACCGGGTCGTACGTGCGGGCGATTCAGGCAGGGAGGGTCGAGGAGGCGGGCGAAGACCCGATCTACGGAAAATTTCTGCGGATTGCGCACGCGGATGGGCTAACGTCATTGTATGGCCACAACGCCTGGTTGTTCGCCGAGGCCGGCGACGCAGTGGAGCGACTCGAGGTCATCGCTCTGACGGGGAACACGGGAAGATCCTCGGCCCCGCATCTGCACCTGGAACTGGCCCGGAACGGCACACTATTGGACCCACTCTCGCTGGTGGCGGACCACAGCGGTCGGGACGACATGGTAGCCCCGGCGGAGAGGAAACCGGAGTAA
- a CDS encoding ParB/RepB/Spo0J family partition protein: protein MPRNDRRLGKGLAALLGENLGTERGAAEAEIPVEAIRANPFQPRGDFDPARLAELADSIRENGLLQPVVVRPVGEAFEIVVGERRFRAIQSLGWTSVPALVRTLDDEQMLVVALVENLQRHDLSALEEAQGYRRLMRDFDLTQEEVGRHVGRDRSTVANALRLLALPKAVLGLLAKGKLSAGHGRALLGLSTPEEQTRVALEAVKHGWSVRATERRVRRERPEQRGRRATRRKGPAGGGDPVVRRAELGLERGFGTQVRIRTRSDGAGEVVVRFHDTDDFLRLVALMGGDELAAELRE from the coding sequence TTGCCCCGTAACGACCGCCGTCTCGGGAAGGGGCTCGCGGCCCTGCTGGGCGAAAACCTCGGAACGGAACGCGGAGCGGCGGAAGCGGAGATTCCGGTCGAAGCCATCCGGGCGAATCCGTTCCAGCCTCGCGGCGACTTCGACCCGGCTCGCCTTGCGGAACTCGCGGACTCCATCCGCGAGAACGGCCTGCTCCAACCCGTCGTCGTCAGGCCCGTGGGAGAGGCGTTCGAGATCGTCGTGGGCGAGCGGCGATTCCGGGCGATTCAGAGTCTCGGCTGGACGTCGGTTCCGGCTCTGGTGCGGACGCTTGACGATGAACAGATGCTTGTGGTCGCGCTCGTCGAAAATCTGCAACGTCATGATCTGTCAGCACTTGAAGAAGCCCAAGGGTATCGGCGGCTGATGCGGGACTTCGATCTGACGCAGGAGGAAGTCGGCCGGCACGTGGGGCGGGACAGGTCCACCGTGGCGAACGCTCTTCGACTGCTCGCCCTGCCCAAGGCGGTGCTGGGTTTGCTCGCCAAAGGGAAGTTGTCGGCGGGCCATGGCCGCGCCCTGCTGGGGTTGTCCACGCCTGAGGAGCAAACCCGCGTCGCGCTGGAAGCCGTGAAGCACGGATGGTCCGTGAGGGCGACGGAACGCCGGGTCCGCCGGGAGCGCCCGGAACAACGGGGGCGGCGGGCTACGCGGAGAAAAGGACCGGCAGGGGGGGGCGATCCCGTGGTGAGGCGAGCCGAACTGGGGCTTGAGCGAGGGTTCGGAACCCAGGTGCGGATCCGGACGCGATCGGATGGAGCAGGCGAAGTCGTCGTGCGTTTCCACGATACGGATGATTTTCTGCGGCTCGTGGCCTTGATGGGAGGGGACGAACTCGCCGCGGAGCTTCGCGAATGA
- a CDS encoding ParA family protein, with product MIAIANQKGGVGKTTTAINLGASLAIAERNTLVIDCDPQGNATSGFGLRKDGDVPSVYDCLVNGQPLQAAVRPEVHFPCLSVVSASRDLTGAEVELIDRSDRQRILGRKIEALRDDFEYILIDSPPSLGLLTLNALAAADAVLIPIQCEFYALEGLSQLLNTVRLVQRSINPELEIEGVLLTMYDSRLNLAKQVAAEAREYFGGKVFDTMIPRNIRLAEAPSFGEPIALYDVLSSGARGYLSLARELIDRHRSAQVAP from the coding sequence GTGATCGCGATTGCGAATCAGAAGGGCGGGGTCGGCAAGACCACCACCGCGATCAACCTCGGCGCCTCGCTGGCGATCGCGGAGCGCAACACCCTCGTCATCGATTGCGACCCGCAGGGCAACGCGACGTCCGGCTTCGGGCTGCGCAAGGACGGAGACGTCCCCAGCGTGTACGACTGCCTCGTAAACGGACAACCGCTTCAGGCGGCCGTCCGGCCGGAAGTTCACTTCCCGTGTCTGTCCGTGGTCTCTGCGAGCCGCGACCTGACGGGCGCCGAGGTGGAGTTGATCGATCGATCGGATCGTCAGCGAATCCTCGGCCGGAAGATCGAAGCGTTGCGGGATGACTTCGAGTATATCCTGATCGACTCACCACCCTCCCTCGGGCTCCTCACGCTGAACGCACTGGCCGCCGCGGACGCCGTGCTGATCCCGATTCAATGTGAGTTCTATGCGTTGGAGGGGCTCAGCCAGCTCCTGAACACCGTGCGGCTCGTGCAACGCAGCATCAACCCGGAACTCGAGATCGAGGGAGTGCTGCTGACCATGTACGATTCGCGCCTCAACCTCGCGAAACAGGTGGCGGCCGAGGCGCGTGAGTACTTCGGGGGCAAGGTTTTCGATACGATGATCCCGAGGAACATTCGCCTCGCCGAGGCCCCGAGCTTTGGAGAGCCGATCGCGCTGTACGACGTCCTGTCGAGTGGGGCGCGCGGATACCTGAGCTTGGCCCGGGAGCTGATCGACCGGCACAGGAGCGCCCAGGTTGCCCCGTAA